In Necator americanus strain Aroian chromosome IV, whole genome shotgun sequence, the following proteins share a genomic window:
- a CDS encoding hypothetical protein (NECATOR_CHRIV.G14336.T3) has product MSSAARKRCATPGRNQHRDTNVRAKRSLEDNDAVEVVCRLTPYYGPTPCLVVAEENVIRVLPPPGMQKRDGSPYPQKDFEFGFVFDENDRQQAVFERCATDLIEHLLAGKNGLLFTYGVTGSGKTYTMTGKPTADETGLLPRTLDVVFNSIDNKVDRCIFYPNGRNGFGIRSKMEAHLARKKVELERLQATNEIENRYMERKVVSGYNDNYVCAVFVSYVEIYNNYCYDLLEPKGILTKRDTRVDMNNMVYVEGAQEVEVETSDEALELFCRGEERRRTSDTVLNKESSRSHSVFTIRLVMAPFEKTTFAMYPDDDPNGIVVSQLSLVDLAGSERTKRTNNIGDRLVEAASINKSLMVLRQCIDKLRRNQRSGAFETIPYRDSKLTMLFKNFFEGSGKIRMIICANPKPADFEENLNVLAFAEESQSVRITRAEDRLETDPGARPPVPRRFFSRWNYEIDNLVASLPSLSNTKLFGDFCVKDCNDSASIAKLKERCLALANVTNRENHDFGSQVRDAEIPLRNALCVADYARVEMKELRSRAEQDADQIASYCAENKKLKREIMSLRERLSRYEAEDEELVTAEEQLRRSVREERSRARKQDQKLKVIQDICDAPSPSFAQLRSKFSTGNDTPASTAMQKRKVTATPSTQAGSSRESRRPQAEPRTGGGPGFFNPKYHRRSKSAPRVLDHQPTNRVPTGGILRVKLPSNAKHVTKPEAHQLQKSSEYVLTHQEVDEEGNINTSLIKNHLRVHLKSLKSLETSSNSAGENTSTSSDADVFSKGGIPKEVKGFGTTLTNGHIKKLKTSERIKIFRQWMADVDEDERKMFIRELLSDCDLPNLEYISMLISRLRVARSRPTSNGSKDPLTLLPSHIVLRIMSHLDPVSLCRSSRVSRYWRHVCSEPMLWRALCQLPREFRLCSAEAESSQLRNHTSECGTVRWKDAFSERYRLWRNWHAGRCVVRTFTGHTQGITCVQFDDDRIVSGSSDTTIRIWDLRGSSDVGNLGTMALNGHSATVRCLDLNGNVLASGSNDFSIKIWNVDVNPRWSSIGCRKTMLGHSNYVRCLQMDHEHLISGSYDMHLKLWSLSTGACVRTLIGHNDAVLCVQYRDRESLAVSGSADNSIKCWDTRTGRAEMTIHNAHDNAVTCVRFDDHRIVSGSVDRMIKMWDVRTGKCMHTIDWKLAEGHTGVVRCLQVDTWRIVSAADDRTIKVWNVDSLQRLCTLHSHEDGVTCVQFSDRQIVSGSYDKTVKLWDFSRF; this is encoded by the exons ACGCTGTGCAACACCTGGACGTAATCAGCATCGTGACACAAACGTTCGTGCTAAGAGATCGCTTGAAGATAACGATGCTGTTGAAGTTGTCTGTCGTCTTACTCCCTACTATGGACCTACACCGTGTTTAGTGGTCGCTGAAGAGAATGTAATCAGAGTTCTCCCACCTCCTGGTATGCAGAAACGAGATGGATCACCATAC CCTCAGAAGGATTTTGAGTTTGGCTTCGTCTTCGACGAAAACGATAGACAGCAAGCTGTCTTCGAAAGATGTGCGACTGACCTCATAGAACACTTGCTGGCTGGAAAGAATGGGCTGTTGTTCACTTATGGA GTTACTGGTAGTGGGAaaacctatacaatgacagGTAAACCAACAGCCGATGAGACTGGTTTGTTGCCTAGAACGCTCGATGTCGTTTTCAACAGTATTGATAACAA GGTTGATCGTTGTATTTTCTATCCAAATGGTCGGAATGGGTTTGGGATTCGTTCCAAAATGGAGGCCCACCTCGCAAGAAAAAAGGTTGAATTGGAACGTCTACAGGCTACCAATGAAATCGAGAATCGCTATATGGAGAGAAAAGTG GTTTCCGGTTATAACGACAATTATGTTTGTGCTGTGTTCGTGTCATACGTGGAGATATATAACAATTACTGCTACGATTTGCTGGAGCCAAAGGG TATATTAACAAAACGGGACACTCGAGTGGATATGAATAATATGGTTTACGTAGAGGGTGCACAAGAAGTGGAAGTGGAAACAAGTGATGAGGCTCTAGAGCTGTTCTGTAGAG GTGAGGAGCGTAGAAGAACGAGTGACACTGTGCTCAACAAAGAATCGTCCCGTTCGCATTCAGTATTCACAATCCGATTGGTAATGGCTCCTTTCGAG AAGACAACTTTTGCTATGTATCCCGATGACGATCCTAACGGCATTGTTGTCTCACAACTTTCGCTAGTCGATCTGGCAGGGAGCGAGAG aacaaaaagaacaaacaataTTGGTGATCGTCTAGTCGAGGCTGCATCTATCAACAAAAGTTTAATGGTACTACGTCAGTGCATTGATAAGTTGAG GCGAAATCAACGTTCCGGGGCTTTTGAAACCATACCATATCGCGATTCCAAACTTACTATGCtgttcaagaattttttcgaaggctcaggaaaaattcgaatgatAATTTGTGCTAATCCGAAGCCAGCAGATTTCGAGGAGAATCTC AATGTTCTGGCTTTCGCAGAGGAGTCTCAAAGTGTTCGTATCACTCGAGCAGAAGATCGTCTTGAAACTGACCCTGGAGCTCGACCACCAGTCCCGCGTCGATTCTTCTCGAGATGGAATTATGAGATTGACAACCTTGTTGCCTCTTTACCGTCTCTATCAAACACAAAACTTTTTGGCGACTTTTGTGTGAAG GACTGTAATGACTCCGCATCTATCGCTAAGTTAAAGGAACGTTGCCTTGCTTTGGCCAATGTCACCAATCGCGAAAACCATGATTTCGGATCTCAAG TTCGTGATGCTGAAATTCCTCTACGAAATGCATTGTGTGTTGCTGACTATGCAAGAGTGGAAATGAAGGAGCTACGCTCTCGGGCCGAACAGGATGCAGATCAAATAGCGTCTTATTGcgctgaaaataaaaaactgaaG AGGGAGATCATGTCGTTGCGTGAAAGGCTATCCCGTTACGAGGCAGAAGATGAGGAGCTGGTCACGGCTGAGGAGCAGTTGCGACGGAGTGTAAGAGAGGAGCGTTCTAGAGCTAGAAAACAAGATCAGAAACTCAAAGTG ATTCAAGATATTTGTGACGCACCTTCCCCGTCATTTGCACAACTTCGTAGCAAATTTTCTACCGGCAATGACACGCCGGCATCTACTGCTATGCAGAAG CGGAAGGTTACAGCAACTCCGAGTACCCAAGCAGGATCCTCTCGAGAATCTAGAAGGCCTCAAGCGGAGCCGCGAACTGGTGGAGGACCAGGATTCTTTAATCCAAAATACCACAGAAG ATCGAAATCTGCTCCGAGGGTGCTTGACCATCAGCCAACAAATCGAGTACCAACTGGTGGCATTTTGCGTGTGAAATTACCCTCAAATGCCAAACATGTCACTAAGCCAGAG GCTCATCAACTGCAGAAATCTAGTGAATACGTATTAACCCATCAAGAAGTTGATGAAGAAGGCAACATCAATACGAGCCTCATAAAG AATCACTTACGTGTGCATCTGAAGTCTTTGAAGTCACTGGAGACTTCGTCCAACTCAGCTGGAGAGAACACGTCAACTAGTTCTGACGCGGATGTGTTTTCTA AAGGTGGAATTCCGAAAGAAG TGAAGGGTTTTGGTACGACACTGACAAATGGTCATATTAAGAAGCTTAAAACTAGCGAGAGGATAAAG ATTTTTCGACAATGGATGGCAGACGTCGATGAAGATGAGAGGAAAATGTTTATTAGAGAGTTACTG AGTGACTGCGATTTACCCAATCTGGAATATATAAGCATGTTGATATCTCGGCTTCGGGTTGCTCGATCTCGTCCAACTTCAAACGGAAGCAAGGATCCGTTAACGCTACTTCCGTCACACATAGTTCTTCGAATTATGTCGCACTTAGATCCAG TGTCATTGTGTCGGAGTTCCCGTGTGTCTCGATATTGGCGGCATGTTTGTTCGGAGCCTATGCTTTGGCGCGCATTATGTCAGTTACCTCGCGAGTTTCGACTGTGTTCCGCGGAAGCGGAGTCGTCGCAACTTCGAAATCACACTTCCGAGTGCGGCACTGTTCGATGGAAGGACGCGTTCTCAGAGAGGTATCGGTTATGGAGGAATTGGCACGCCGGGAG ATGCGTAGTCCGAACATTTACGGGTCATACGCAGGGCATCACTTGTGTACAGTTTGATGATGATAGGATCGTTAGCGGTTCATCAGATACTACAATCCGAATCTGGGACCTACGTGGATCCAGTGATGTTGGCA ATCTTGGTACTATGGCGCTAAACGGCCACTCAGCCACTGTTCGCTGCCTAGACTTGAATGGCAATGTCCTTGCTTCTGGGTCTAATGatttttctatcaaaatatggAATGTTGACGTTAATCCGCGGTGGTCTTCAATAGGATGTCGCAAAACTATGCTAGGTCATTCAAACTACGTTCGATGTCTTcag ATGGATCATGAACATTTGATCAGTGGCTCATACGACATGCATTTAAAGCTGTGGTCGCTGAGCACTGGAGCGTGTGTGAGGACGTTAAT TGGCCACAACGACGCAGTTTTATGTGTGCAGTATCGTGATAGAGAGTCTTTAGCGGTATCTGGTTCTGCAGATAACTCAATAAAATGCTGGGATACGAGGACGGGAAGGGCGGAGATGACAATACATAATGCTCACGACAATGCG gTTACATGTGTTCGATTTGATGATCATCGTATTGTTTCTGGTAGCGTTGACAGAATGATTAAAATGTGGGACGTGAGGACAGGAAA ATGTATGCACACGATTGATTGGAAGTTGGCTGAAGGTCATACTGGAGTCGTTCGCTGCCTTCAAGTAGACACATGGCGTATCGTTAGTGCTGCGGATGACAGAACAATCAAA GTATGGAATGTAGACTCACTGCAGCGTTTATGCACATTGCATAGCCATGAGGATGGTGTTACATGCGTCCAGTTCAGTGACCGTCAAATTGTCTCCGGCTCATACGATAAAACTGTGAAGTTGTGGGATTTTAGTCGCTTTTGA
- a CDS encoding hypothetical protein (NECATOR_CHRIV.G14336.T4), translated as MSSAARKRCATPGRNQHRDTNVRAKRSLEDNDAVEVVCRLTPYYGPTPCLVVAEENVIRVLPPPGMQKRDGSPYPQKDFEFGFVFDENDRQQAVFERCATDLIEHLLAGKNGLLFTYGVTGSGKTYTMTGKPTADETGLLPRTLDVVFNSIDNKVDRCIFYPNGRNGFGIRSKMEAHLARKKVELERLQATNEIENRYMERKVVSGYNDNYVCAVFVSYVEIYNNYCYDLLEPKGILTKRDTRVDMNNMVYVEGAQEVEVETSDEALELFCRGEERRRTSDTVLNKESSRSHSVFTIRLVMAPFEKTTFAMYPDDDPNGIVVSQLSLVDLAGSERTKRTNNIGDRLVEAASINKSLMVLRQCIDKLRRNQRSGAFETIPYRDSKLTMLFKNFFEGSGKIRMIICANPKPADFEENLNVLAFAEESQSVRITRAEDRLETDPGARPPVPRRFFSRWNYEIDNLVASLPSLSNTKLFGDFCVKDCNDSASIAKLKERCLALANVTNRENHDFGSQVRDAEIPLRNALCVADYARVEMKELRSRAEQDADQIASYCAENKKLKREIMSLRERLSRYEAEDEELVTAEEQLRRSVREERSRARKQDQKLKVIQDICDAPSPSFAQLRSKFSTGNDTPASTAMQKRKVTATPSTQAGSSRESRRPQAEPRTGGGPGFFNPKYHRRSKSAPRVLDHQPTNRVPTGGILRVKLPSNAKHVTKPEAHQLQKSSEYVLTHQEVDEEGNINTSLIKGECIPTAGGGTAVLFNDVEQVVIYAINRDSTINLCKLKSSEVAETSQEGGIPKEVKGFGTTLTNGHIKKLKTSERIKIFRQWMADVDEDERKMFIRELLSDCDLPNLEYISMLISRLRVARSRPTSNGSKDPLTLLPSHIVLRIMSHLDPVSLCRSSRVSRYWRHVCSEPMLWRALCQLPREFRLCSAEAESSQLRNHTSECGTVRWKDAFSERYRLWRNWHAGRCVVRTFTGHTQGITCVQFDDDRIVSGSSDTTIRIWDLRGSSDVGNLGTMALNGHSATVRCLDLNGNVLASGSNDFSIKIWNVDVNPRWSSIGCRKTMLGHSNYVRCLQMDHEHLISGSYDMHLKLWSLSTGACVRTLIGHNDAVLCVQYRDRESLAVSGSADNSIKCWDTRTGRAEMTIHNAHDNAVTCVRFDDHRIVSGSVDRMIKMWDVRTGKCMHTIDWKLAEGHTGVVRCLQVDTWRIVSAADDRTIKVWNVDSLQRLCTLHSHEDGVTCVQFSDRQIVSGSYDKTVKLWDFSRF; from the exons ACGCTGTGCAACACCTGGACGTAATCAGCATCGTGACACAAACGTTCGTGCTAAGAGATCGCTTGAAGATAACGATGCTGTTGAAGTTGTCTGTCGTCTTACTCCCTACTATGGACCTACACCGTGTTTAGTGGTCGCTGAAGAGAATGTAATCAGAGTTCTCCCACCTCCTGGTATGCAGAAACGAGATGGATCACCATAC CCTCAGAAGGATTTTGAGTTTGGCTTCGTCTTCGACGAAAACGATAGACAGCAAGCTGTCTTCGAAAGATGTGCGACTGACCTCATAGAACACTTGCTGGCTGGAAAGAATGGGCTGTTGTTCACTTATGGA GTTACTGGTAGTGGGAaaacctatacaatgacagGTAAACCAACAGCCGATGAGACTGGTTTGTTGCCTAGAACGCTCGATGTCGTTTTCAACAGTATTGATAACAA GGTTGATCGTTGTATTTTCTATCCAAATGGTCGGAATGGGTTTGGGATTCGTTCCAAAATGGAGGCCCACCTCGCAAGAAAAAAGGTTGAATTGGAACGTCTACAGGCTACCAATGAAATCGAGAATCGCTATATGGAGAGAAAAGTG GTTTCCGGTTATAACGACAATTATGTTTGTGCTGTGTTCGTGTCATACGTGGAGATATATAACAATTACTGCTACGATTTGCTGGAGCCAAAGGG TATATTAACAAAACGGGACACTCGAGTGGATATGAATAATATGGTTTACGTAGAGGGTGCACAAGAAGTGGAAGTGGAAACAAGTGATGAGGCTCTAGAGCTGTTCTGTAGAG GTGAGGAGCGTAGAAGAACGAGTGACACTGTGCTCAACAAAGAATCGTCCCGTTCGCATTCAGTATTCACAATCCGATTGGTAATGGCTCCTTTCGAG AAGACAACTTTTGCTATGTATCCCGATGACGATCCTAACGGCATTGTTGTCTCACAACTTTCGCTAGTCGATCTGGCAGGGAGCGAGAG aacaaaaagaacaaacaataTTGGTGATCGTCTAGTCGAGGCTGCATCTATCAACAAAAGTTTAATGGTACTACGTCAGTGCATTGATAAGTTGAG GCGAAATCAACGTTCCGGGGCTTTTGAAACCATACCATATCGCGATTCCAAACTTACTATGCtgttcaagaattttttcgaaggctcaggaaaaattcgaatgatAATTTGTGCTAATCCGAAGCCAGCAGATTTCGAGGAGAATCTC AATGTTCTGGCTTTCGCAGAGGAGTCTCAAAGTGTTCGTATCACTCGAGCAGAAGATCGTCTTGAAACTGACCCTGGAGCTCGACCACCAGTCCCGCGTCGATTCTTCTCGAGATGGAATTATGAGATTGACAACCTTGTTGCCTCTTTACCGTCTCTATCAAACACAAAACTTTTTGGCGACTTTTGTGTGAAG GACTGTAATGACTCCGCATCTATCGCTAAGTTAAAGGAACGTTGCCTTGCTTTGGCCAATGTCACCAATCGCGAAAACCATGATTTCGGATCTCAAG TTCGTGATGCTGAAATTCCTCTACGAAATGCATTGTGTGTTGCTGACTATGCAAGAGTGGAAATGAAGGAGCTACGCTCTCGGGCCGAACAGGATGCAGATCAAATAGCGTCTTATTGcgctgaaaataaaaaactgaaG AGGGAGATCATGTCGTTGCGTGAAAGGCTATCCCGTTACGAGGCAGAAGATGAGGAGCTGGTCACGGCTGAGGAGCAGTTGCGACGGAGTGTAAGAGAGGAGCGTTCTAGAGCTAGAAAACAAGATCAGAAACTCAAAGTG ATTCAAGATATTTGTGACGCACCTTCCCCGTCATTTGCACAACTTCGTAGCAAATTTTCTACCGGCAATGACACGCCGGCATCTACTGCTATGCAGAAG CGGAAGGTTACAGCAACTCCGAGTACCCAAGCAGGATCCTCTCGAGAATCTAGAAGGCCTCAAGCGGAGCCGCGAACTGGTGGAGGACCAGGATTCTTTAATCCAAAATACCACAGAAG ATCGAAATCTGCTCCGAGGGTGCTTGACCATCAGCCAACAAATCGAGTACCAACTGGTGGCATTTTGCGTGTGAAATTACCCTCAAATGCCAAACATGTCACTAAGCCAGAG GCTCATCAACTGCAGAAATCTAGTGAATACGTATTAACCCATCAAGAAGTTGATGAAGAAGGCAACATCAATACGAGCCTCATAAAG GGCGAGTGCATCCCAACTGCAGGTGGTGGGACGGCTGTATTGTTCAATGACGTTGAGCAG GTTGTTATTTATGCAATAAATCGTGATTCTACCATTAACTTATGCAAATTAAAGTCGAGTGAAGTCGCTGAAACATCTCAGG AAGGTGGAATTCCGAAAGAAG TGAAGGGTTTTGGTACGACACTGACAAATGGTCATATTAAGAAGCTTAAAACTAGCGAGAGGATAAAG ATTTTTCGACAATGGATGGCAGACGTCGATGAAGATGAGAGGAAAATGTTTATTAGAGAGTTACTG AGTGACTGCGATTTACCCAATCTGGAATATATAAGCATGTTGATATCTCGGCTTCGGGTTGCTCGATCTCGTCCAACTTCAAACGGAAGCAAGGATCCGTTAACGCTACTTCCGTCACACATAGTTCTTCGAATTATGTCGCACTTAGATCCAG TGTCATTGTGTCGGAGTTCCCGTGTGTCTCGATATTGGCGGCATGTTTGTTCGGAGCCTATGCTTTGGCGCGCATTATGTCAGTTACCTCGCGAGTTTCGACTGTGTTCCGCGGAAGCGGAGTCGTCGCAACTTCGAAATCACACTTCCGAGTGCGGCACTGTTCGATGGAAGGACGCGTTCTCAGAGAGGTATCGGTTATGGAGGAATTGGCACGCCGGGAG ATGCGTAGTCCGAACATTTACGGGTCATACGCAGGGCATCACTTGTGTACAGTTTGATGATGATAGGATCGTTAGCGGTTCATCAGATACTACAATCCGAATCTGGGACCTACGTGGATCCAGTGATGTTGGCA ATCTTGGTACTATGGCGCTAAACGGCCACTCAGCCACTGTTCGCTGCCTAGACTTGAATGGCAATGTCCTTGCTTCTGGGTCTAATGatttttctatcaaaatatggAATGTTGACGTTAATCCGCGGTGGTCTTCAATAGGATGTCGCAAAACTATGCTAGGTCATTCAAACTACGTTCGATGTCTTcag ATGGATCATGAACATTTGATCAGTGGCTCATACGACATGCATTTAAAGCTGTGGTCGCTGAGCACTGGAGCGTGTGTGAGGACGTTAAT TGGCCACAACGACGCAGTTTTATGTGTGCAGTATCGTGATAGAGAGTCTTTAGCGGTATCTGGTTCTGCAGATAACTCAATAAAATGCTGGGATACGAGGACGGGAAGGGCGGAGATGACAATACATAATGCTCACGACAATGCG gTTACATGTGTTCGATTTGATGATCATCGTATTGTTTCTGGTAGCGTTGACAGAATGATTAAAATGTGGGACGTGAGGACAGGAAA ATGTATGCACACGATTGATTGGAAGTTGGCTGAAGGTCATACTGGAGTCGTTCGCTGCCTTCAAGTAGACACATGGCGTATCGTTAGTGCTGCGGATGACAGAACAATCAAA GTATGGAATGTAGACTCACTGCAGCGTTTATGCACATTGCATAGCCATGAGGATGGTGTTACATGCGTCCAGTTCAGTGACCGTCAAATTGTCTCCGGCTCATACGATAAAACTGTGAAGTTGTGGGATTTTAGTCGCTTTTGA
- a CDS encoding hypothetical protein (NECATOR_CHRIV.G14336.T1) has protein sequence MSSAARKRCATPGRNQHRDTNVRAKRSLEDNDAVEVVCRLTPYYGPTPCLVVAEENVIRVLPPPGMQKRDGSPYPQKDFEFGFVFDENDRQQAVFERCATDLIEHLLAGKNGLLFTYGVTGSGKTYTMTGKPTADETGLLPRTLDVVFNSIDNKVDRCIFYPNGRNGFGIRSKMEAHLARKKVELERLQATNEIENRYMERKVVSGYNDNYVCAVFVSYVEIYNNYCYDLLEPKGILTKRDTRVDMNNMVYVEGAQEVEVETSDEALELFCRGEERRRTSDTVLNKESSRSHSVFTIRLVMAPFEKTTFAMYPDDDPNGIVVSQLSLVDLAGSERTKRTNNIGDRLVEAASINKSLMVLRQCIDKLRRNQRSGAFETIPYRDSKLTMLFKNFFEGSGKIRMIICANPKPADFEENLNVLAFAEESQSVRITRAEDRLETDPGARPPVPRRFFSRWNYEIDNLVASLPSLSNTKLFGDFCVKDCNDSASIAKLKERCLALANVTNRENHDFGSQVRDAEIPLRNALCVADYARVEMKELRSRAEQDADQIASYCAENKKLKREIMSLRERLSRYEAEDEELVTAEEQLRRSVREERSRARKQDQKLKVIQDICDAPSPSFAQLRSKFSTGNDTPASTAMQKRKVTATPSTQAGSSRESRRPQAEPRTGGGPGFFNPKYHRRSKSAPRVLDHQPTNRVPTGGILRVKLPSNAKHVTKPEAHQLQKSSEYVLTHQEVDEEGNINTSLIKGECIPTAGGGTAVLFNDVEQVSHKSPGRPLLSSRSANRT, from the exons ACGCTGTGCAACACCTGGACGTAATCAGCATCGTGACACAAACGTTCGTGCTAAGAGATCGCTTGAAGATAACGATGCTGTTGAAGTTGTCTGTCGTCTTACTCCCTACTATGGACCTACACCGTGTTTAGTGGTCGCTGAAGAGAATGTAATCAGAGTTCTCCCACCTCCTGGTATGCAGAAACGAGATGGATCACCATAC CCTCAGAAGGATTTTGAGTTTGGCTTCGTCTTCGACGAAAACGATAGACAGCAAGCTGTCTTCGAAAGATGTGCGACTGACCTCATAGAACACTTGCTGGCTGGAAAGAATGGGCTGTTGTTCACTTATGGA GTTACTGGTAGTGGGAaaacctatacaatgacagGTAAACCAACAGCCGATGAGACTGGTTTGTTGCCTAGAACGCTCGATGTCGTTTTCAACAGTATTGATAACAA GGTTGATCGTTGTATTTTCTATCCAAATGGTCGGAATGGGTTTGGGATTCGTTCCAAAATGGAGGCCCACCTCGCAAGAAAAAAGGTTGAATTGGAACGTCTACAGGCTACCAATGAAATCGAGAATCGCTATATGGAGAGAAAAGTG GTTTCCGGTTATAACGACAATTATGTTTGTGCTGTGTTCGTGTCATACGTGGAGATATATAACAATTACTGCTACGATTTGCTGGAGCCAAAGGG TATATTAACAAAACGGGACACTCGAGTGGATATGAATAATATGGTTTACGTAGAGGGTGCACAAGAAGTGGAAGTGGAAACAAGTGATGAGGCTCTAGAGCTGTTCTGTAGAG GTGAGGAGCGTAGAAGAACGAGTGACACTGTGCTCAACAAAGAATCGTCCCGTTCGCATTCAGTATTCACAATCCGATTGGTAATGGCTCCTTTCGAG AAGACAACTTTTGCTATGTATCCCGATGACGATCCTAACGGCATTGTTGTCTCACAACTTTCGCTAGTCGATCTGGCAGGGAGCGAGAG aacaaaaagaacaaacaataTTGGTGATCGTCTAGTCGAGGCTGCATCTATCAACAAAAGTTTAATGGTACTACGTCAGTGCATTGATAAGTTGAG GCGAAATCAACGTTCCGGGGCTTTTGAAACCATACCATATCGCGATTCCAAACTTACTATGCtgttcaagaattttttcgaaggctcaggaaaaattcgaatgatAATTTGTGCTAATCCGAAGCCAGCAGATTTCGAGGAGAATCTC AATGTTCTGGCTTTCGCAGAGGAGTCTCAAAGTGTTCGTATCACTCGAGCAGAAGATCGTCTTGAAACTGACCCTGGAGCTCGACCACCAGTCCCGCGTCGATTCTTCTCGAGATGGAATTATGAGATTGACAACCTTGTTGCCTCTTTACCGTCTCTATCAAACACAAAACTTTTTGGCGACTTTTGTGTGAAG GACTGTAATGACTCCGCATCTATCGCTAAGTTAAAGGAACGTTGCCTTGCTTTGGCCAATGTCACCAATCGCGAAAACCATGATTTCGGATCTCAAG TTCGTGATGCTGAAATTCCTCTACGAAATGCATTGTGTGTTGCTGACTATGCAAGAGTGGAAATGAAGGAGCTACGCTCTCGGGCCGAACAGGATGCAGATCAAATAGCGTCTTATTGcgctgaaaataaaaaactgaaG AGGGAGATCATGTCGTTGCGTGAAAGGCTATCCCGTTACGAGGCAGAAGATGAGGAGCTGGTCACGGCTGAGGAGCAGTTGCGACGGAGTGTAAGAGAGGAGCGTTCTAGAGCTAGAAAACAAGATCAGAAACTCAAAGTG ATTCAAGATATTTGTGACGCACCTTCCCCGTCATTTGCACAACTTCGTAGCAAATTTTCTACCGGCAATGACACGCCGGCATCTACTGCTATGCAGAAG CGGAAGGTTACAGCAACTCCGAGTACCCAAGCAGGATCCTCTCGAGAATCTAGAAGGCCTCAAGCGGAGCCGCGAACTGGTGGAGGACCAGGATTCTTTAATCCAAAATACCACAGAAG ATCGAAATCTGCTCCGAGGGTGCTTGACCATCAGCCAACAAATCGAGTACCAACTGGTGGCATTTTGCGTGTGAAATTACCCTCAAATGCCAAACATGTCACTAAGCCAGAG GCTCATCAACTGCAGAAATCTAGTGAATACGTATTAACCCATCAAGAAGTTGATGAAGAAGGCAACATCAATACGAGCCTCATAAAG GGCGAGTGCATCCCAACTGCAGGTGGTGGGACGGCTGTATTGTTCAATGACGTTGAGCAGGTATCGCACAAGAGTCCCGGACGTCCACTTCTTAGCTCACGATCTGCTAACCGCACTTGA